From Anomalospiza imberbis isolate Cuckoo-Finch-1a 21T00152 chromosome 6, ASM3175350v1, whole genome shotgun sequence, one genomic window encodes:
- the LOC137476279 gene encoding inner centromere protein-like, translated as MAEGPQQLLEVCGQRLSRFLSDAQHKHLAWLREVEEQGMRMLKSSFRDEPMLLPKTPSQRRKLRKRQSSWMREENKELSRRRLSRRRSGVKLQSSNLNSQQCPRQEQPRSPGCEGQDVSVPSCAPGSQAGITPQLPALPGKQPEEAHVPVADLDCQQCPQPAAGGHAAPPAVLREQLPEVDAAAELQDIPGVPGILAEQPGRDGEQDPRRASTSTPKAALNGDPAALQGDGSPQGLEALLFQGSPSKSATQKSRMRRRSGLGAPRKSHRASLAEKCSLASRRENMIRRSIGRSRKAATGESSSASSRVSCQSSLEAFVEEDVTSSTRPELEPNSPREKAPGDVLVPSTSPQAASPPAQHLSPLEQQAGNAAGSHVNPKSEPQKSQEQPHCAKPLENSSRTWMKGCKQALGVLWHGQQTGARALSPLDEKHKTLANQAPSSPSPASKAVRPLKNFLQGQGSGIKDFIKRNTPTRPHLKGDFVEKERQRLENLRKKQEAEEQRKKKVEEEKRQRQAEMKQKREERLRKALQARERAEQMEEKKKKRMEQKILQSDEKVREEKVAEERSKRKGSKKHGEAEARKQKALRGEENEQQEPLQKRRDDEVKERGKTVLELKNLLEQKQLGQAKERYPKQRGKEKPAQAEQEPAALAGKATKGKQSLEELPLGPGLEKRYEPPESFFPALNVWLQAEREADGQQQLREEKKPIPPAAPGTWPNKAVKKSLSTSCLGSLKDAQGPKSPPANENSYGLDLNSDDSTDDESNPRKPIPAWADGAQLQQAIVHQYYHPVDLDALFGAIPSPRLEHIFYKSKPRYFKRTSSAVWHSPPGPSCAFQS; from the exons ATGGCGGAGggtccccagcagctgctggaagtgtGCGGGCAGAGGCTGTCCCGCTTCCTCTCTGACGCCCAGCACAAGCACCTGGCCTGGCTGCGGGAGGTGGAGGAGCAGGGCATGAGGATGCTCAAGAG CAGCTTCAGGGATGAGCCCATGCTCTTGCCCAAAACGCCGTCGCAGAGGAGGAAGCTCAGGAAAAGGCAGTCCTCCTGGATGagggaggaaaacaaggagcTGAGCAGGAGGAG GTTATCCAGGAGGAGGAGTGGTGTCAAGCTGCAGTCTTCCAACCTGAACTCCCAGCAGTGCCcgaggcaggagcagccccggagccctggctgtgaggggCAGGATGTATccgtgcccagctgtgctccgGGATCTCAGGCTGGCATCACACCCCAGCTCCCGGCTCTGCCCGGGAAGCAGCCTGAGGAAGCGCATGTTCCCGTGGCAGATCTGGATtgccagcagtgtccccagcctgctgctggCGGACATGCAGCCCCTCCAGCAGTTttgcgggagcagctgcctgaggTGGATGCAGCAGCCGAGCTCCAGGAcatccctggtgtccctgggaTCCTGGCTGAACAGCCAGGAAGGGATGGGGAGCAGGACCCCCGGAGAGCCAGCACCTCCACTCCCAAGGCCGCTCTGAATGGTgatcctgctgctctccaaggAGATGGATCTCCTCAAGGCCTCGAGGCACTGCTCTTCCAGGGCTCCCCCAGTAAAAGTGCGACGCAGAAGTCCAGGATGCGCCGCCGGAGCGGGCTGGGTGCCCCCCGCAAGAGCCATAGGGCTTCCCTGGCAGAAAAGTGCTCCCTGGCCAGCAGGAGGGAGAACATGATCCGGAGATCCATCGGCAGGTCCAGGAAGGCAGCGACGGGAGAATCCTCCTCGGCCTCCAGCAGAGTGAGCT GTCAGAGCTCCTTGGAGGCTTTTGTGGAAGAAGATGTGACCAGCAGCACAAG gCCTGAGCTGGAGCCAAATTCCCCGAGGGAGAAG gCTCCTGGAGATGTCCTTGTTCCAAGCACAAGTCCCcaagctgccagccctcctgcacagcacctgTCCCCTCTGGAGCAGCAAGCAGGGAATGCTGCAG GAAGCCATGTAAATCCCAAGAGTGAACCCCAGAAGAGCCAGGAACAACCCCACTGTGCCAAGCCCCTGGAGAATTCCTCCCGAACATG GATGAAAGGCTGCAAGCAAGCCCTGGGTGTCCTGTGGCACGGGCAGCAGACGGGGGCCCGGGCCCTTTCCCCTTTGGATGAGAAGCACAAGACCTTGGCAAACCAGGCTCCATCATCCCCCTCTCCGGCCAGCAAG GCTGTCAGGCCACTGAAGAACTTCCTGCAGGGACAAGGGAGTGGCATCAAGGACTTCATCAAGCGCAACACTCCCACCCGGCCCCACCTGAAG GGAGACTTCGTT gagaaggagaggcagaggctGGAGAACCTCCGGAAGAAGCAGGAGGCTGAGgaacagaggaagaagaaagtggaggaggagaaaagacAGCGTCAGGCAGAAATGAAGCA GAAGAGGGAAGAGCGCCTGAGGAAGGCCCTGCAGGCTCGAGAGCGTGCAGAACAGatggaggaaaagaagaaaaagcgGATGGAGCAGAAGATCCTGCAGAGTGATGAGAAG GTGAGGGAAGAGAAGGTCGCAGAGGAGCGGAGCAAGAGGAAAGGGTCCAAGAAACATGGGGAAGCGGAGGCACGGAAGCAGAAAGCCCTGAGAGGG GAGGAAAATGAGCAGCAAGAACCACTGCAGAAAAGAAGAGACGATGAAgtgaaggaaagagggaaaacagTTTTGGAACTGAAGAACCTTCTGGAGCAGAAACAGCTGGGACAAGCGAAGGAGAG gTATCCCAAGCAGCGAGGGAAGGAGAAGCCcgcccaggcagagcaggagccagcagCATTGGCTGGCAAGGCCACCAAG GGGAAACAAAGTCTTGAAGAGCTGCCTCTTGGGCCTGGGCTGGAGAAAAGATATGAGCCACCAGAATCCTTTTTCCCAGCTCTTAACGTCTGGCTCCAAGCAGAGAGG GAGGCCGAtggtcagcagcagctgagagaggagaaaaaacccaTTCCACCAGCCGCCCCTGGGACATGGCCGAACAAAGCCGTCAAG AAATCCCTCTCCACATCCTGCCTCGGGTCCCTGAAGGATGCTCAAGGACCCAAATCGCCCCCGGCCAATGAGAACAGCTATGGGCTGGATCTGAACAGCGACGACTCCACAGATGATGAGAGCAACCCTCGGAAGCCCATCCCTGCTTGGGCTGATG GGGCGCAGCTGCAGCAGGCCATCGTGCATCAGTACTACCACCCGGTGGACCTGGACGCGCTGTTCGgggccatccccagccccaggctggagcacatcTTCTACAAGAGCAAACCCCGCTACTTCAAGCGCACGAGCTCAGCCGTGTGGCACTCCCCACCCGGCCCCTCCTGTGCCTTCCAGAGCTGA
- the LRRC55 gene encoding leucine-rich repeat-containing protein 55, protein MLLGPWLLAAAAAVAAAGAGCPVLCSCRGQAVDCSGQRLFSVPPELPLDTGNLSLAHNRIASIPPGYLGCYGQLRALDLRNNSLAALPAGLFRGARRLAHLDLSYNNFSLVPADMFREASALLRLDLSHNPGLRRVHPQAFRGLAQLRELDLSYGGLAALSLDALEGLPGLVGLRLGGNPWLCGCAMEPLLKWLRGRIQRCSSDSQQAECWAPPEVAGAPLLSLTEESFQACHLTLTLDDYLFIAFVGFVVSIASVATNFLLGITANCCHRWSKASEDEDV, encoded by the exons ATGCTGCTGGGCCCCTGGCtgctggcggcggcggcggcggtggcggcggcgggcgcgggctGCCCGGTGCTGTGCAGCTGCCGCGGGCAGGCGGTGGACTGCAGCGGGCAGCGGCTTTTCTCCGTGCCCCCCGAGCTGCCGCTGGACACCGGCAACCTGAGCCTGGCCCACAACCGCATCGCCAGCATCCCGCCAGGCTACCTGGGCTGCTACGGGCAGCTGCGCGCCCTCGACCTGCGCAACAACTCGCTGGCGGCGCTGCCGGCCGGGCTGTTCCGCGGCGCCCGGCGCCTGGCGCACCTGGACCTGAGCTACAACAACTTCAGCCTGGTGCCCGCAGACATGTTCCGCGAGGCCAGCGCGCTGCTGCGCCTCGACCTCAGCCACAACCCGGGGCTGCGCCGCGTCCACCCCCAGGCCTTCCGCGGCCTGGCCCAGCTGCGCGAGCTGGACCTCAGCTACGGCGGCCTGGCCGCCCTCAGCCTCGACGCCCTGGAGGGGCTGCCCGGCCTCGTGGGGCTGCGCCTGGGGGGCAACCCCTGGCTCTGCGGCTGCGCCATGGAGCCGCTCCTCAAGTGGCTGCGGGGGCGCATCCAGCGCTGCTCCTCGG ATTCGCAGCAGGCGGAGTGCTGGGCTCCCCCCGAGGTGGCGGGGGCCCCGCTGCTGTCGCTGACGGAGGAGAGCTTCCAGGCCTGCCACCTCACGCTGACCCTCGACGACTATCTCTTCATCGCCTTCGTCGGCTTCGTCGTCTCCATCGCCTCGGTGGCCACCAACTTCCTGCTGGGCATCACGGCCAACTGCTGCCACCGCTGGAGCAAGGCCAGCGAGGACGAGGATGTTTAG